Part of the Sulfurimonas hongkongensis genome is shown below.
CTATCCATATAATGAGAGAAGTCATAGCAGAGTTTAGAAATCCTGCTATGCTTTACTCTGTAGGGAAAGATAGCTCAGTTATGCTTCATATCTTGCAAAAAGCATTCTACCCAGCACCTCCACCACTACCACTTGTTCATGTAGATACAAAGTGGAAGTTTAAAGAGATGATAGAGTTTCGTGATAAAAGAGCAAAAGAAGTAGGTATGGAGCTTATCGTTTACTCCAACCCAAAGGGCGAGGAGATGAATATCTCACCATTTACACACGGAAGTGCTCTTCATACAGATATTATGAAGACAGAGGGTCTTAAGCAGATGCTAGATATTTATAAGTTTGATGCAGTGTTTGGAGGGGCTAGAAGAGATGAAGAGAAGTCTCGTGCAAAAGAGCGTATCTACTCATTTCGTGATAAAAACCATAGATGGGATCCAAAATCTCAAAGACCAGAACTTTGGAATATCTTCAATG
Proteins encoded:
- the cysD gene encoding sulfate adenylyltransferase subunit CysD; the encoded protein is MHIMREVIAEFRNPAMLYSVGKDSSVMLHILQKAFYPAPPPLPLVHVDTKWKFKEMIEFRDKRAKEVGMELIVYSNPKGEEMNISPFTHGSALHTDIMKTEGLKQMLDIYKFDAVFGGARRDEEKSRAKERIYSFRDKNHRWDPKSQRPELWNIFNARHHQDESIRVFPLSNWTELDIWQYIYLENIDIPQLYFSKEREVIEYMGTKILVDDERMPEELRKTAKVEKVRFRTLGCYPLTGAVNSEATTLPEIIQEMLICTTSERQGRLIDSDGDASMEKKKQEGYF